GCACACCCTGGTAGTACTTCACCGGACGCACACACTGATACAGATCCATCAACTGCCGCAGCGCCACATTCAGCGAACGAATCCCGCCACCCACCGGCGTCGTCAGCGGTCCCTTAATCGACACGCGAAAATCCACAGTAGCCTTCACCGTGTCATCCGGCAGCCAGTTCTGCGTCTGCCTGTAAGCCTTCTCGCCCGCGAGCACCTCGAACCACTTCACCTTGCGCTTGCCGCCGTAAGCCTTCTCGACCGCTGCGTCGAACACACGCTGTGAAGCCTTCCAGATATCGCGCCCGGTACCATCGCCTTCGATGAAAGGAATAATCGGGTTATCCGGCACCGTATATTTGCCGTTGACATACTGAATTGCCGCGCCGTCCGCCGGGACGGCGATACCGTTGTAGCTGGTCTGCATGAGGTTTTGGCTCCGCTAGAGATGTACCCGAAGGCTATCATCCGCCGAACGCCAGTTGCAACGCGGGTTCGCTTATCGAACGCACCGGCGCAGCTTACCGAACGAGGTAGTAATCCACCGTCGAAACCACGCGCACCTTCTTCATGATGCTCGAATCCGGCGAAATATTACTCGTGTCGCCACCATCTCCACCCGTCGCGCTGCCCGCATCCGCCGACGAGATCGAAAACACGCCCTGGTTCGCCGATCGAATCTCTCCCACCTGACTCCCCGAGTCCGCCGCGAACCTGTCCGCAGCCGCGCGAGCATTCCGCGTCGCCTCCGTAATCATGTCCGGCTTCAGCGCATTCAGTCCATTGAACACATACCGAATCCCCTGCCCATAGCCGCCGCCGACCACAATCCCCGCCTGCACCAGCTCTGCCGTCTTCTGCCCGGCCCTGGCAATCTTGTCCACATCCTTCGAGCTCACCGTCACCGTCTGCTGCACGATATACCGCGGCCCGGCATTGCTGCTTCCACCAAACTCATTCGCCTGTTTGTCCGTCACCTGAATCTGCCCAATCGTAATCTCGTTCGAAGCAATTCCCTGCTCCGCAAAAAACTTCAGCACCGCATTCTTGTCCGCCTCGCTCTTCGCAAACACCGAAGGCAGATCATTGCCTGCCTCCTTAAACGTCACAGGCCAAATAGCCGCATCGGACTTCACCGTCCGCTCCACCAATCCCTTCACCGCCACATACCGATCAGCCAGCCGCGTCGCCTTAATCTGCGACCCCAGCAGCCACCCGCCAAGAATCAAACCAAGCATCAGGCAAACGCCCAGCACAGCGGCAGGCACCAGCCGATTCCGAACCTGTTCGTCTATGGGCACAGCAAAACCTCCATCCACCAGCACGAAGCAGCATACCGCACCCCTAATTCAGAGGAAACTTTCCAATCAGGCGCTGAAGTCCTTCCTCTGCCGATCCATCATTAGGCAACATCCAGCCTTCTTTGGGGAAGTAGACTGCACAGCAATTCGCATCTCCAAGCGTTCGTGCGAACCTCGCCAACACTGCATAGGCCTCTTTCCTGGAGATATTGTCCCTCTCCGCAACTGCACTGTTCCAAATATCCAGCGAAAACCAGGCCTGGTGCGCAAACCACGCCTTCTTCTGTTCAGCACGAGGCAAACTTTTCGCACCAGCCTCCAGATCATCTGAATAGGGCTGTTCCGAGTGAATGAGCTGCACCACGTACTTCCCTGCTTTCAAAAAAGTAACCCCATGCGAGCAAGACACGAAGTACATGGGGTCCTCTTTCCCATCAAACTGCTTTCCCCAAGCTCTTTCGCTCGCCATCTCAAGGTCTGCCTTCGAAAACATCTGGGGAACTCTGGTCAGAAGAACAATCGAATAGGGCATATCCTTGGCGTCCCGCTCGCCCCTGCGCCAGAACATGAGCCAAGCCAACACCTGTCGAAAATTCATCCGCCCATCGTAACTGAACCCACATCAGTGTGGTATCAATCACCCACTCGTGCAGGCCCGCCTCAAGCCCCCGCCACACGCAGCGCATCCTCCACCACCTTATCTACCCGCCGCTGTCGAGCCTCGGGGCTCTTGTAATAAAACACGCCCAGCAGATGCCCCCGCCGCTGCGTCAGGGTCATCTTCTCCCACCCCTTCCGCGCGGCAGGCACGCGAAGAAACGCCGCCTCCAACACCGGCGGCAACTCCTTCTCGCCTTCCATTGTCAACAGCAACCGCTCCACCGTCTCTTCAGCCCGCTTCACTCTCCCCGCACTACCAGCAGCGCCCTCAATATACTTCGCAAGCTCCCGCCGCCTCGACTCGCTCAGCTTCGCGTACCACTTCGCCAGCGCCTTCTCCGGCTTCAGCAGTTTTTCAAGCTCCGCCGGAACCCAAGCCTCGCGCTCCTCCATATCCGGCTCGACAGCCAGGTCGATCATCCCGCCCAGCTTCACACCCGCAGCCTTCTGCATCTGCTTGTTCACCAGAACGAAGTGCCCACCATGAGCAGCATCCGGAAACAAAGAAGTCCTGAAGACCTCGCCCGCAACCTCAACCTTCACCCTCAGCCGCGTCATCGTCTTCCACGTCGTCTTCACGTCGAACGGAACGCGCGCCACCACCCAGCCCAGCCCGCCGCTCAGCGGCTCCAGCGCCGCGCGAAACCGCTTCACTCTCGAAGCCATGCAATCCCCTCCAGAAAAATCTACACTGGTTCCTATCGCAGCCACATCCAACCCGAGCATCTTTCTCTCTGCCGGAGAAGCCAGCGGCGACCACTACGGCGCGCAGCTCATCGACGAACTCTGCACCCGCCTACCGGGCCTGACCACCTTCGGCCTCGGCGGCAAAGAGATGGAAGCCGCCGGCCAGCACCGCATCGTCCACGCCGAAGACGTCGCCCACATGGGCATCACCGAAGTCCTCCGCCACGCACCGCGCGTCTACGCCTCCTACCGGCGCCTCGTCGCCAGCATCAAAGAGCGCCGCCCCGACGCCGCCATCCTCATCGACTTCCCCGACGTCAACCTCCGCCTCGCCCGCGAACTCCGCAAGCTCAACATCCCAGTCGTCTACTTCGTCAGCCCGCAGCTCTGGGCGTGGAAGCGCAAGCGCCTCCGCTGGGTGCAGCAACGCGTCACCCGCATGATGGTCATCTTCCCATTCGAGGCCCCGTTCTACCAACACCGCAACGTCGCGGCAGAATTCGTAGGCCACCCGCTCGCGTACCTGCCGATGCCGACCATCTCGCTTGAAAATTACACACTGCAACACAACCTCGACCCCGGCAAACACTGGATCGCCCTGCTCCCCGGCAGCCGCCGCAAAGAGGTCGAAGCCAATCTGCCCGAGATGCTCGAAGCCGCAGCGAAGCTCGGCGACAACTACGAATTCCTCATTCCCGTAGCCTCCACGCTCAACCAATCCATCTTCACAAGCCTCATCACGCAGCGAACCCCAAACATCCACCTCGTCCCCGACGCTCGCGAAGCCCTCCACCACGCACGAGCCAGCATCGTCGCCAGCGGAACCGCGACCGTGCAGGCCGCGGTCATCGGCAACCCATTCGTCGTCGTCTACAAAGTCTCCCCACTCACCTTCGCAGCCGCAAAACGCCTCGTCCACTACCCACCCGAGATCTGGTCCGGCCAGCCCGACGCCCACGGCAACCTTCCCATCGGCATGGTCAACCTCATCGCCGGACGCCCCATCATCCCCGAGTTCCTCCAGCACCAATTCACCGCCGCCAACCTAGCCGCTTCTCTCAAGCCACTGCTCGAAGACACCCCCGAACGCGCCCGCATGATCGCCGACCTCACCGAAGTCCGCACCCGCCTCATCCCCGACACCACCCACACACCCATCCAGCGCGTAGCCGACGCCATCGAATCGCTTCTCGGCCATCCTGCAACCTCAAGTGGCCAAATCCACACTTCGCGCGTCTAATACAGCGGTTACACTAGGGTCGCACCTGCGGCTGTACCATCACTTTTGAGGACCTTAGCCTGCATGGACTCTCTCGTTCGACGTCTTCGCACTTCAGCAGCGATCCTTTTCTCCGTCTGCTTCCTCGCCGCCGCTGCCGTGGCCGCACCGCTTCGTCCGCAGATCAACATCACCGGCTACGTCATCCACGCCGACCTTGACCCCGCGACACACCACCTCACCGCAACCGCCGCCGTCACCTTCACCGCACTTGAAGACGTCACCAGCCCCACCTTCGAGCTGAACAACGGCCTCAAGATCACCAAACTCACCGACGCGTCCAACACCGCGCTCGACTCCGACCGTCTCGCCGCCACCAGTACCGTCCGCATCAACCTCGCGTCGCCCATGGCGAAGGGCGCAACCAACACCTACACCTTTCAGTACGAAGGCACGCTCGAAGGCTCCGACACCAGCCCCGTCTCCGGCATCAAGTTCGCCTCCATCGACGACCCCATCACCATCCTCCTCTACCCCGGAGCATGGTTCCCCATGACCGGCCTCTACACCGACCGCTTCACCGCCGAGATGCACATCACCGTGCCCAGCGACATGCGCGTTGTCGGCTCCGGCGGAGGCATCGCCGCGCCCCACAGCCTGCCCGGAAACCGCACCGAGTACGCCTACAACTGGACCAAGCCCGGCTTCCCCGGCACCATCATCGCCGGTCAGTTCCTCGACCCCGCCACGCTCTCCACCGGCAACATCCGCGTCTTCGTCACCTCCAAGCGCAAAGACGCAGCCATTGACTTCGCCCGCACCGCCCAGCGCGAGCTCCTCTACATGTCCGGCACCTTCGGCCAGCCTGAATCCTCCGCACTCAACCTCGTCGAGCTGCCCGACGACGCCGTCTCCGCCGCCTGGGCCCCCGAGATCGTCGCCATCGGCGGCAGCCGCATCTCCGCCCGCAACGCCCAGCGCCTCATCTCCAACACCATCGCGCACCTCTGGTGGGGAGAGATGGTCTCGCCTCAAACCATGAACGACGCCTGGATCACCAACGGCATGTCCCGCTACGCCGAGCTCATGTACCTCGAAGACTCCGCCGGCAAAAATGCCTTCCAATCCGCCATACAGGACAGCTCCGCCGGCGCGCTCGCCTACGACACCCAGCCCCTCACCACGCTCGCGCAGGTCGATCCCTTCTCACCTCAGTTCCAGTCCATGACGCTCGAAAAAGGCGCCATGGTCTTCCACATGCTCCGTTGGGAGATGGGTGACGACGTCTTCAACAAATTTCTTCGCGACACCCTCAGCCAGTACTCCGGAAAATCCATCCGCTCCTCGCAGCTTGAAGACCTCGCCGCCAAGGACTCCAACCTCAACCTCGTGCCCTTCTTTTCCCAGTGGTGCGACGGCACCGGCGCGCCCAGCTTCAACAACAACTACACCGTCTTCCGCCTCAGCAATAACAAGGGCTTCCGCACCACCGGTTCCATCTCGCAGGACCTCGACCTCTTCAACATGCCCGTCGAGCTGCGCATCGACACCGACGGCAAGACCGAGATCCGCCGCGTCGACGTACAAGGCACCAACTCGCCCTTCTCCGTCGAAACCTTCGGCCGTCCGCGCAAGATCAGCATCGACCCCGAAGACTGGGTCCTCAAGAGCACGCCCGACCTCGCCGTCCGCGTAGCCGTGCTGCGCGGGCAGGAGCAGATCGCACAAGGCGACCTCACCCAGGCGCTCATCGAGTACCAGAAGGCCCTCGACGCCAACAAGAACAGCTCGCTGGCCAACTACCGCATCGGCGAAGTCTTCTTCATGCAGCGCAACTACCAGTCCGCCGCCAACAGCTTCCGCGACGCCCTCCGTGGCGACCTCGACCCGCGCTGGGTCGAAGTCTGGAGCCACATCGAGCTGGGCCGCATCTTCGATGTGACCGGCCAGCGCGAGCGCGCCGTCAACGAGTACCGCCTCGCCATCCAGACCAACGACAACACGCAAGGCGCCATCAACGAAGCCCGCGCCCTCATGCAAAAACCCTACAAACGCGAGAACGGCGACAACTAAATTCACGACAGATGCCGGGTGCCCATCTTCGGCGCGAAGCGCCTAAGGTGGGCATCGCGCGCAGCGCGATCCATACACCTCGACCCGCATAAAGACTTCCCTCCACCAGCCGATACATCCTGCATACCGCCGCAGTTGTACCGAACGGGCGACGGCGTCCCCAACAGGAGCGCTCATCCCATGCCGCAGGAACGCATCCTCGTCGTCGACGACGAGCCGTCAGTGTGCGAGCTCATCGCCGCCATGCTCACCCACAGCGGCTACGACACCACGGTCGCGTCCGACGCCGACACAGCCATCGCCCGCCTCCAGCAAGACCCCGACTACAACCTCATCGTCTCCGACATCATGATGCCTGGCCCCGACGGCCTCACCCTGCTCGACCGCATCGGCTCCGACCACCCCTCCATCCCCGTCGTCATCTGCTCAGCCATCAACGATGTCCATATCGCCACCATGGCCTTTCGCCGCGGCGCCTTCGACTACCTCCTCAAGCCCTTCGACCGCGCACAGCTTGAAGACGTCGTCTCCCGCGGCGTCGAGCACCATCGCCTCCGCCGCCAGAACACCACCTACCGCCAGAACCTCGAAGCCATCGTGCAGGCCCGCACCGGTCGTCTCCGCTCCACCATGCAGGACCTCGAGCGCAGCTACGACATC
This is a stretch of genomic DNA from Edaphobacter acidisoli. It encodes these proteins:
- a CDS encoding M1 family aminopeptidase, with amino-acid sequence MDSLVRRLRTSAAILFSVCFLAAAAVAAPLRPQINITGYVIHADLDPATHHLTATAAVTFTALEDVTSPTFELNNGLKITKLTDASNTALDSDRLAATSTVRINLASPMAKGATNTYTFQYEGTLEGSDTSPVSGIKFASIDDPITILLYPGAWFPMTGLYTDRFTAEMHITVPSDMRVVGSGGGIAAPHSLPGNRTEYAYNWTKPGFPGTIIAGQFLDPATLSTGNIRVFVTSKRKDAAIDFARTAQRELLYMSGTFGQPESSALNLVELPDDAVSAAWAPEIVAIGGSRISARNAQRLISNTIAHLWWGEMVSPQTMNDAWITNGMSRYAELMYLEDSAGKNAFQSAIQDSSAGALAYDTQPLTTLAQVDPFSPQFQSMTLEKGAMVFHMLRWEMGDDVFNKFLRDTLSQYSGKSIRSSQLEDLAAKDSNLNLVPFFSQWCDGTGAPSFNNNYTVFRLSNNKGFRTTGSISQDLDLFNMPVELRIDTDGKTEIRRVDVQGTNSPFSVETFGRPRKISIDPEDWVLKSTPDLAVRVAVLRGQEQIAQGDLTQALIEYQKALDANKNSSLANYRIGEVFFMQRNYQSAANSFRDALRGDLDPRWVEVWSHIELGRIFDVTGQRERAVNEYRLAIQTNDNTQGAINEARALMQKPYKRENGDN
- a CDS encoding YdeI/OmpD-associated family protein, with the protein product MASRVKRFRAALEPLSGGLGWVVARVPFDVKTTWKTMTRLRVKVEVAGEVFRTSLFPDAAHGGHFVLVNKQMQKAAGVKLGGMIDLAVEPDMEEREAWVPAELEKLLKPEKALAKWYAKLSESRRRELAKYIEGAAGSAGRVKRAEETVERLLLTMEGEKELPPVLEAAFLRVPAARKGWEKMTLTQRRGHLLGVFYYKSPEARQRRVDKVVEDALRVAGA
- the lpxB gene encoding lipid-A-disaccharide synthase; the encoded protein is MQSPPEKSTLVPIAATSNPSIFLSAGEASGDHYGAQLIDELCTRLPGLTTFGLGGKEMEAAGQHRIVHAEDVAHMGITEVLRHAPRVYASYRRLVASIKERRPDAAILIDFPDVNLRLARELRKLNIPVVYFVSPQLWAWKRKRLRWVQQRVTRMMVIFPFEAPFYQHRNVAAEFVGHPLAYLPMPTISLENYTLQHNLDPGKHWIALLPGSRRKEVEANLPEMLEAAAKLGDNYEFLIPVASTLNQSIFTSLITQRTPNIHLVPDAREALHHARASIVASGTATVQAAVIGNPFVVVYKVSPLTFAAAKRLVHYPPEIWSGQPDAHGNLPIGMVNLIAGRPIIPEFLQHQFTAANLAASLKPLLEDTPERARMIADLTEVRTRLIPDTTHTPIQRVADAIESLLGHPATSSGQIHTSRV
- a CDS encoding SIMPL domain-containing protein, with amino-acid sequence MPIDEQVRNRLVPAAVLGVCLMLGLILGGWLLGSQIKATRLADRYVAVKGLVERTVKSDAAIWPVTFKEAGNDLPSVFAKSEADKNAVLKFFAEQGIASNEITIGQIQVTDKQANEFGGSSNAGPRYIVQQTVTVSSKDVDKIARAGQKTAELVQAGIVVGGGYGQGIRYVFNGLNALKPDMITEATRNARAAADRFAADSGSQVGEIRSANQGVFSISSADAGSATGGDGGDTSNISPDSSIMKKVRVVSTVDYYLVR